Proteins encoded by one window of Candidatus Nomurabacteria bacterium:
- a CDS encoding lamin tail domain-containing protein, translating into MSFKNSLFVSSLLVVCFGVCHSAFADVSFSEIMYDTEGSDTDKEWVEIYNSGSSTISISGWKFNDGANHTLNNPPTNGGQGTLEIAAGSHVVLAGNASAFLAEYSSYTGTVIDTVMSLANTSDTLSLIDQNGGTVISYTYSSDQGAAGDGLSLQNINGTWGSGTPTPGATNTHSVSDDGEDTGNQDLSDDTEATSIEAFIEPAYTANIITTIVTSAGMPTDFDTFVTNELDKTVTAGYYVWNFGDGTSMSYEGERPFEHVYAFAGQYIVLLKYYAYVGAAVPDDTDRVTIKVTDPGIAISSIANGVLTIANNSQYEKDISDWKVVSGVSTYIFPDETFVIAHESLHLPATVTGFSSTNNHATLYYPNGEVADIFPKQKTETVSSSKIYQPKLEADSLVPIESAATNSTTVGSFMPLAASVIEGEKQASTTSKMPLFILATIAVISLGAGSILYVRKNPSEKITADGFEIFEE; encoded by the coding sequence ATGTCTTTTAAAAATAGCCTTTTTGTTAGCAGCTTACTCGTTGTATGTTTTGGTGTTTGCCATAGTGCATTTGCTGATGTGAGTTTTTCCGAAATCATGTACGACACCGAAGGGTCAGATACCGATAAAGAATGGGTTGAGATTTACAATAGTGGCAGTAGTACGATAAGCATTAGTGGATGGAAATTCAATGATGGTGCAAATCATACACTCAATAATCCACCTACAAACGGTGGTCAGGGAACACTTGAAATAGCTGCAGGGTCACATGTAGTGCTTGCTGGGAATGCCAGCGCATTCTTGGCTGAATATTCTTCATATACTGGCACGGTGATTGATACGGTAATGAGTCTTGCGAATACATCAGATACACTTTCACTTATTGATCAAAATGGAGGTACGGTTATTTCATATACCTATAGTTCTGATCAAGGTGCGGCAGGTGATGGACTGAGTCTTCAAAATATAAATGGTACATGGGGGTCTGGCACGCCGACTCCCGGGGCTACGAATACACATAGTGTATCTGATGATGGAGAAGACACTGGCAACCAAGACTTAAGCGATGATACTGAAGCAACAAGTATAGAAGCTTTTATTGAACCTGCCTATACAGCTAACATTATTACTACTATTGTAACGTCAGCAGGCATGCCGACAGATTTTGATACCTTTGTTACTAATGAATTAGATAAAACAGTTACCGCAGGTTACTATGTGTGGAATTTTGGTGATGGCACATCTATGTCGTATGAAGGTGAACGACCATTTGAACATGTCTATGCATTTGCTGGCCAATATATAGTACTTTTAAAATATTATGCGTATGTAGGCGCTGCAGTTCCTGATGATACTGATCGTGTCACGATCAAAGTCACTGATCCAGGTATTGCTATTTCATCTATAGCCAACGGCGTCCTTACAATTGCGAATAATTCACAATACGAAAAAGATATTTCTGATTGGAAAGTAGTAAGCGGGGTATCTACCTATATATTCCCAGATGAAACATTTGTCATAGCTCATGAATCATTGCATTTACCAGCTACTGTTACTGGTTTTAGTAGTACTAATAATCATGCGACGCTTTATTATCCAAATGGGGAAGTTGCAGATATATTTCCTAAGCAAAAGACTGAGACAGTTTCCTCATCAAAAATATACCAGCCAAAACTTGAAGCTGATTCGCTGGTGCCGATAGAGAGTGCTGCGACGAATTCTACAACGGTAGGATCATTTATGCCGCTTGCGGCTTCTGTTATAGAAGGTGAAAAACAAGCATCAACAACATCAAAAATGCCGCTTTTTATACTTGCAACTATTGCTGTTATTTCACTGGGCGCCGGTAGTATTTTATACGTAAGAAAAAATCCATCAGAGAAAATTACCGCTGATGGATTTGAAATATTTGAAGAATAA
- a CDS encoding type IV secretion system DNA-binding domain-containing protein: MENDDRTTYFAETDYRNKRTKFGIKAKDRTRHMYVIGKTGMGKSTLLENMAIQDIQNGEGLAFIDPHGGTAEKLLDYIPEHRIKDVVYLAPFDLEYPIAFNILEDPGPDRRHLVVNGLMSTFEKIWEDAWSARMAYILQNTLYALLEYPGATLLGVNRMLTDKVFRKQVVDNVTDTQVKSFWVDEFAKYTDRYAAEATPAIQNKIGQFLSNPLIRNMVGQSHSTFDMRKLMDEKKILIVNLSKGRVGEGNANLLGGMLITRIYLAAMSRADLPAERLQALPNFYFYVDEFQSFANKTFADILSEARKYKLALTIAHQYVEQMEEEVKEAVFGNVGSMIVFRVGATDAEAFEKEFAPAFTMEDIVNLGFAQIYLRLMINGIGSKPFSAVGLMPASAPTQSFKDQVIESSRSIFANPRANAEEEIRALSTPIEPERPKREWKEERENNPAPQADLPPKAPFREAQRPVPRSYPPTDTRPTYSRPQQTAGVPRTVPPTPQVNIPPRQPAMPPSYPKPEAAKNTPKVEPVLPAAKTTKPFQGLKDILKELEKPDSEGILTTAPLPPQSPVLTPQVQQPISLATLKKSPFSPKEATPEHRSALQSVLAQALKQTQGEKSQSLPSPQPHVETEKPVHDSLPNQAQTVSPGTIKPKEVPEDVLRKILE; this comes from the coding sequence ATGGAAAATGACGATCGAACAACTTATTTTGCGGAAACTGATTATCGCAACAAGCGAACAAAGTTTGGTATTAAAGCCAAAGATAGAACTCGTCATATGTATGTTATCGGCAAAACGGGTATGGGTAAGTCAACGCTTTTGGAAAATATGGCAATCCAAGATATTCAAAATGGGGAAGGACTTGCATTTATTGATCCGCACGGTGGCACTGCAGAGAAATTACTGGACTATATCCCTGAACATCGTATTAAAGATGTAGTTTATTTGGCACCGTTTGACTTGGAGTATCCGATTGCCTTTAATATTCTCGAAGATCCTGGTCCTGATCGACGACACTTAGTCGTCAACGGCCTCATGAGTACATTTGAAAAAATATGGGAGGATGCGTGGAGTGCGCGTATGGCATATATTTTACAGAATACACTCTATGCACTTTTGGAATATCCTGGGGCAACACTTTTGGGGGTTAATCGAATGCTCACGGATAAAGTATTCCGCAAGCAAGTTGTTGATAATGTGACTGACACACAAGTTAAATCATTTTGGGTTGATGAATTTGCAAAATATACGGATCGATATGCAGCTGAGGCAACGCCTGCCATCCAAAATAAAATTGGACAGTTCTTATCAAACCCGCTGATTAGAAATATGGTTGGGCAGTCTCACTCAACGTTTGATATGAGAAAGCTCATGGATGAAAAGAAAATTCTCATTGTGAATTTGTCAAAAGGAAGAGTTGGAGAAGGTAATGCAAATCTCTTAGGAGGTATGCTTATTACTCGTATTTATTTAGCTGCTATGTCACGAGCAGATTTGCCTGCGGAACGATTGCAGGCACTGCCAAACTTTTATTTTTATGTTGATGAATTTCAGTCTTTTGCCAACAAGACATTTGCTGATATTTTGTCAGAAGCCCGCAAATACAAATTAGCTCTTACGATTGCACACCAATATGTTGAACAGATGGAAGAAGAAGTTAAAGAAGCAGTCTTCGGTAACGTCGGCAGTATGATCGTCTTCCGTGTTGGGGCAACAGATGCGGAAGCATTTGAGAAGGAATTTGCACCAGCATTTACGATGGAAGATATCGTGAACTTGGGCTTTGCACAGATATACTTGCGATTGATGATTAACGGCATAGGATCAAAGCCGTTTTCAGCAGTTGGTCTTATGCCAGCAAGTGCACCGACACAGTCATTTAAAGACCAGGTCATAGAAAGTTCGCGATCTATATTTGCTAATCCTAGGGCTAATGCAGAAGAAGAAATTCGTGCTTTAAGTACGCCTATCGAACCTGAACGCCCTAAACGCGAATGGAAAGAAGAGAGAGAAAATAATCCTGCTCCTCAAGCGGATCTACCTCCCAAAGCTCCGTTTCGCGAGGCGCAGCGTCCCGTCCCAAGATCATATCCGCCTACTGATACTCGTCCAACATATTCGCGTCCACAGCAGACAGCGGGAGTACCAAGGACTGTACCCCCAACTCCTCAGGTAAATATACCTCCACGACAACCTGCCATGCCTCCAAGTTACCCAAAACCAGAGGCTGCAAAAAACACGCCTAAAGTAGAACCAGTATTGCCTGCTGCTAAAACTACGAAGCCTTTTCAAGGTCTAAAAGATATTCTTAAAGAGCTTGAAAAACCTGACAGTGAAGGTATACTTACTACAGCACCGTTGCCTCCACAATCTCCAGTTCTCACACCACAAGTCCAGCAACCAATTTCGCTAGCAACGCTTAAAAAATCACCGTTCTCACCGAAAGAGGCAACACCTGAACACAGAAGTGCGCTTCAAAGTGTTCTGGCACAGGCTTTGAAACAAACGCAAGGAGAAAAATCACAATCCTTACCTTCACCACAACCTCATGTAGAGACAGAAAAGCCAGTACATGATTCTTTACCAAATCAAGCCCAAACAGTAAGTCCGGGCACAATCAAACCTAAAGAAGTTCCCGAAGATGTTTTGCGTAAAATATTAGAATAA
- a CDS encoding PAS domain-containing protein, translating into MITSSYSSVRQSNQRLLLVAICISILFILVGIVVTVLIGHRIDSMERERLTIRAQNASVAIDPSAILALRGNQEDIGTDVYEALKQDMMSLRTINPDSRFVYLMGLRGNNLFFYVDSEKPDSKDYSPPGQIYTETTALEIDNYHKGLPFAEGPYTDRWGSWVSGYAPIIDPTTRQTIAIIGIDINAEYWNHQILVARLVIALITLLLCGFFITLTIALRKSTATSDILQKDNETLRASKEYLSESESIAHIGRLSFNNKTNEMSWKGEIYTLFGITPATKITPEVFFNALHPDDSKKVRTLFGTAFSTGESFECTCRVLLPYGVEKTALLFGVVKKNKLMPYLIIATIQDITKHIAHA; encoded by the coding sequence ATGATTACCTCATCATATTCTTCTGTTCGACAATCAAATCAACGATTACTTCTCGTTGCAATATGCATAAGCATCCTCTTTATTTTGGTTGGTATTGTGGTTACTGTACTCATTGGGCACCGCATTGATTCTATGGAACGCGAGCGACTAACGATTCGGGCTCAAAATGCTTCCGTAGCAATCGATCCGAGTGCAATTCTTGCGCTTCGGGGCAATCAAGAAGATATTGGCACTGACGTCTATGAGGCATTGAAGCAAGACATGATGAGTCTCCGAACCATAAATCCAGATTCTCGTTTTGTCTATCTCATGGGTCTGCGTGGTAATAATCTGTTCTTCTATGTTGATTCAGAAAAGCCAGATTCAAAAGATTATTCGCCGCCCGGCCAGATATACACAGAAACAACAGCACTCGAAATTGATAATTACCATAAAGGATTACCTTTTGCTGAAGGTCCGTACACTGATCGTTGGGGAAGTTGGGTATCAGGCTATGCACCGATTATAGATCCTACAACACGCCAAACAATCGCCATTATTGGTATAGATATTAATGCAGAATATTGGAACCATCAGATTTTAGTGGCGCGCCTTGTGATAGCACTTATCACACTTCTTCTTTGTGGTTTTTTTATCACTCTTACGATTGCACTTCGCAAATCAACGGCAACGAGCGATATTTTGCAAAAAGATAATGAGACTCTGCGCGCAAGCAAAGAATACTTGTCAGAATCAGAATCTATAGCCCATATTGGTCGATTGAGTTTCAATAATAAAACTAATGAAATGTCATGGAAAGGTGAAATCTATACACTGTTCGGTATAACACCAGCCACAAAGATAACGCCAGAGGTTTTTTTCAATGCACTTCATCCTGATGATTCAAAAAAAGTCAGGACTCTTTTTGGTACTGCATTTTCCACGGGAGAATCATTTGAATGCACATGCCGAGTACTGCTTCCGTATGGAGTTGAAAAAACTGCGCTCTTATTTGGTGTTGTAAAGAAAAATAAACTCATGCCGTACCTTATTATTGCCACTATACAAGATATTACGAAGCATATAGCGCATGCATAA
- a CDS encoding AI-2E family transporter gives MDQRSKKIRQVFFFGLLLIALVLSFFIFSPFLTSLVLAVVFAVILEPFFNFFITKLRFPRSLASLATILILIILIALPLTFLGRELLLQSRDLFQSITAENFTSLIPPKVTATIESVFPGTLDSFTPSFTDIAEKVGTNVGAIFKGTFQTLFTLILSLVALFYFLKDGEQFKKSLIALSPLTDDYDTTIVSRLKKAINSVIRGSLTIALIQGCLAGAGMAVFGVPHPALWGAMTALTALIPSIGTSIVLVPAIIFLFATGMPIHAFGLLIWSAIIVGTIDNVLNPILVGRGVNIHPFFILLSVLGGITFFGPIGFMLGPMILSFLFTLLDIYRLDFEGN, from the coding sequence ATGGATCAACGGTCAAAAAAAATTAGGCAAGTATTTTTCTTCGGGCTTTTGCTTATTGCTCTTGTACTCTCATTTTTTATTTTCTCCCCGTTCCTGACGTCGCTTGTTTTGGCTGTTGTATTTGCGGTTATACTTGAGCCATTTTTCAATTTTTTTATCACGAAGCTGCGCTTTCCTCGTAGTTTGGCATCGCTTGCAACAATTCTTATACTTATTATTCTTATTGCATTACCCTTGACGTTCCTGGGCAGGGAACTACTCTTGCAGTCTCGGGATTTGTTTCAATCAATAACTGCAGAAAATTTTACCTCGCTTATACCTCCTAAAGTTACTGCCACAATAGAATCAGTGTTTCCGGGGACACTTGATTCTTTCACCCCGTCATTTACCGATATTGCAGAAAAGGTCGGAACAAACGTTGGTGCTATTTTTAAAGGAACTTTCCAGACATTATTTACTCTCATCCTCTCGCTTGTGGCACTTTTCTATTTCCTGAAAGACGGAGAGCAGTTTAAGAAAAGTCTGATCGCTCTATCTCCGCTTACGGATGATTATGATACAACTATAGTTTCTCGTCTGAAAAAAGCTATTAATTCTGTCATTCGTGGATCATTAACTATTGCGCTTATACAAGGATGTTTGGCGGGGGCAGGTATGGCTGTCTTTGGGGTGCCACATCCTGCGCTCTGGGGAGCAATGACAGCACTCACAGCACTCATTCCTTCAATCGGCACATCAATAGTATTGGTGCCTGCAATTATATTTCTTTTTGCGACAGGTATGCCTATACACGCATTTGGTCTTTTGATTTGGTCTGCAATTATCGTCGGTACGATTGATAATGTTTTAAATCCGATCCTCGTTGGTCGTGGTGTTAATATTCATCCCTTCTTTATATTGCTTTCAGTGCTCGGTGGTATAACATTCTTCGGTCCCATCGGTTTTATGCTAGGCCCTATGATATTAAGTTTCTTGTTTACACTTTTGGATATTTACCGTCTGGATTTTGAAGGAAATTAA
- a CDS encoding CDP-alcohol phosphatidyltransferase family protein — MPENISHDESTAHKLNTWSQQMRGKFLLPLLIHLSQLHLSANMLTNLRFIASFTVPALYIYNPTYTFALLIFLYITDAVDGALARHQNKATDRGKFLDICADTALYASILFIIVMTNPLLALPTLYNLALVTSAYILSIIHKEEFRKSDWIIKPYPKLLYLKALVVVPFFLFAYGGLTYISLGIYSSNILATVLVFYFWYKIQKRWHVLYDKS, encoded by the coding sequence ATGCCTGAGAACATATCTCATGATGAGAGTACTGCACACAAGCTCAATACTTGGTCCCAGCAAATGCGCGGGAAATTTCTTTTGCCACTGCTCATTCACCTAAGCCAACTACATCTATCTGCCAACATGCTCACTAATCTGCGTTTTATTGCAAGTTTTACTGTTCCGGCTCTCTATATATACAATCCAACATATACATTTGCACTACTTATTTTTCTTTACATAACTGATGCAGTGGATGGAGCACTTGCACGACATCAAAACAAAGCAACTGATCGGGGGAAATTCCTCGATATTTGCGCCGATACAGCACTTTACGCTTCAATATTATTTATTATAGTTATGACTAATCCTTTACTGGCACTGCCGACACTATATAATCTTGCCCTCGTTACGAGCGCATATATTTTGAGCATTATTCATAAAGAAGAATTTAGGAAGTCTGACTGGATCATTAAACCATATCCAAAACTTCTCTACTTAAAAGCACTCGTGGTAGTTCCCTTTTTTCTCTTTGCATATGGAGGACTTACCTATATAAGTCTTGGAATATATAGTTCAAACATACTTGCAACTGTGTTAGTATTTTATTTTTGGTATAAAATTCAGAAACGTTGGCACGTCCTGTATGATAAATCTTAG
- a CDS encoding CDP-archaeol synthase, with translation MINLSHIIYLILLLLPAGIANMTPVFLQKLPYARPIDNRKTYKGRRITGDNKTWRGLLGGIILGTLAASIEGMFFAFPATPLLWGLTISTGALIGDIIESMIKRRLGKQPGTAWHPFDEIDWLLGALIFGSFLYAFDVMSWLLVITIGAILHTLINYLRKRLLYYFSA, from the coding sequence ATGATAAATCTTAGTCATATTATCTATTTAATTTTATTGTTACTACCGGCTGGTATTGCAAATATGACGCCTGTTTTTTTGCAGAAATTGCCATATGCTAGACCCATCGATAATAGAAAGACCTACAAAGGTAGACGTATCACCGGAGATAACAAAACCTGGCGCGGTTTATTAGGAGGAATTATACTTGGGACACTAGCAGCATCTATTGAAGGGATGTTTTTTGCATTTCCAGCAACTCCACTACTGTGGGGATTGACCATTAGTACAGGCGCACTTATCGGAGACATTATAGAAAGCATGATTAAAAGAAGGCTGGGTAAACAACCAGGTACCGCGTGGCATCCCTTTGATGAAATTGACTGGTTGCTAGGAGCCCTTATTTTTGGTAGTTTTCTCTATGCATTTGACGTTATGTCATGGCTATTGGTAATAACCATTGGAGCAATACTCCACACCCTTATAAATTATCTTAGGAAAAGATTATTGTATTATTTTTCTGCCTAA
- a CDS encoding DUF1211 domain-containing protein, which produces MKQSRLDQLADGIFAIVMTLLVFEIRVPDFTGYVSERLLAQSLVALFPLFMSYLLAFALLFTYWRSHHFIASVYAKTIDIKLTNINAIFFFFVALIPFSAHFLGNHSMFQVPVVVFALNVIFIGMSLYAMRKYVEHSKNIEKIEITLTENMHAYTRILFPVFCAAVAILISIIDTSLALFLFTIGILFNLSPKSTSVTYAIIEGLLGRKIIQ; this is translated from the coding sequence ATGAAACAATCACGCTTAGATCAGTTAGCGGATGGCATCTTTGCAATCGTCATGACGCTTCTGGTATTCGAGATACGGGTACCAGACTTTACAGGATATGTTTCGGAAAGATTGCTTGCACAATCATTGGTGGCACTCTTCCCGTTATTTATGAGTTATCTTTTAGCGTTTGCACTCTTGTTTACCTATTGGAGAAGTCATCACTTTATCGCATCTGTCTATGCAAAGACTATTGATATAAAGCTCACTAATATCAATGCAATCTTTTTCTTTTTTGTTGCACTTATTCCATTCTCTGCGCATTTTTTAGGTAACCACAGCATGTTCCAGGTCCCGGTGGTAGTCTTTGCTCTCAATGTTATATTTATTGGGATGAGCTTATATGCCATGCGCAAATATGTTGAGCATTCAAAAAATATTGAGAAAATTGAAATTACCCTAACCGAAAATATGCATGCCTATACAAGGATTTTATTCCCAGTTTTCTGCGCAGCAGTAGCAATACTTATTTCGATTATTGATACAAGTCTTGCGCTCTTTTTGTTTACTATCGGCATCCTCTTTAATCTCTCTCCAAAAAGTACCTCAGTGACCTATGCGATTATCGAAGGTCTCTTAGGCAGAAAAATAATACAATAA
- a CDS encoding T9SS type A sorting domain-containing protein, with the protein MKNLLVLTMTILIAICELNAQINQQVFIGGGGIDNQTLAIKSGNFYYIGNATNSDDGDFIGNENSNKAFGLTKLDVNFNKVSSWCYGGVLDDHPYAITANDDEGVTMFGYTDMGVTSNRGVDMSIINLNSDGDTIWTRHFGGPGTDVGYTVNKTLDGYLLSGTSGTVGGDVTKFNGGIHDAWILKIDDNGNITKNIPIGGSGQEDFHKAIEVGDGYLFVGTTNSTDSVFKDVPFYGEYDGLIAKTDFDGNIIWIKKFGGEGQDYLFDVIKKGDLFYIVGTTSSTSINGIPSGLHGITDVLVIVIDSYGNLQNTHCYGGTGQDNGYAIAQTQAGSIVLGGSTKSNDGDVTGNYGSADTWIVTIDTSGSVTSKCYGGSAYDNGGTVALISDSGKLIVATYTESVNSGDIDGDHASGDAWVFCIGDLATNTNPIKLTSSLTVYPNPAFEKIYVHLSEPGVHTLVLSDISGTIINKFTIIGKKGEIERGNVASGMYFLNEVGKPGITKILFK; encoded by the coding sequence ATGAAAAACTTACTCGTACTCACAATGACGATTCTAATCGCAATATGTGAACTTAATGCCCAGATAAACCAGCAAGTTTTCATCGGCGGCGGGGGAATTGATAATCAAACCCTAGCAATAAAGTCAGGCAACTTCTATTATATTGGTAATGCCACTAATTCAGATGATGGCGATTTTATTGGCAATGAAAATAGTAACAAGGCATTTGGTCTAACAAAATTAGATGTCAATTTTAACAAAGTTTCGTCGTGGTGTTATGGAGGAGTATTAGATGACCACCCATATGCCATAACTGCAAACGATGACGAGGGTGTGACTATGTTTGGTTACACTGATATGGGAGTAACATCCAACAGAGGGGTTGATATGAGTATTATTAATCTAAATTCTGATGGAGACACGATCTGGACTCGCCACTTTGGTGGTCCAGGCACTGATGTTGGATATACTGTTAATAAGACATTAGATGGATATCTACTGTCAGGAACAAGTGGAACTGTAGGTGGTGATGTAACTAAGTTTAATGGAGGCATCCATGACGCCTGGATTTTGAAGATTGATGATAATGGCAATATAACAAAAAATATACCCATTGGCGGGTCAGGTCAGGAAGATTTTCACAAGGCGATTGAGGTTGGCGATGGGTATCTGTTCGTCGGCACCACCAATTCAACAGACAGTGTTTTTAAAGACGTACCATTCTATGGCGAATACGATGGCCTTATTGCAAAGACCGACTTTGATGGAAATATAATCTGGATTAAAAAGTTTGGAGGCGAAGGCCAAGATTACCTTTTTGATGTTATTAAAAAGGGAGATCTGTTTTACATTGTGGGAACGACTAGCTCCACAAGTATTAATGGAATACCCTCGGGCCTTCATGGCATAACTGATGTACTTGTCATAGTTATCGATTCATATGGGAATCTGCAAAATACACATTGCTACGGTGGAACCGGTCAGGATAATGGCTACGCCATAGCTCAAACCCAAGCTGGCAGTATTGTCCTTGGGGGTAGTACCAAATCAAATGATGGTGATGTTACAGGCAATTATGGTAGTGCTGATACATGGATTGTTACTATTGATACAAGTGGCTCAGTAACGAGCAAATGTTACGGCGGATCTGCATATGACAATGGAGGTACTGTAGCTCTAATTTCAGACAGTGGAAAACTCATCGTCGCTACCTATACTGAAAGTGTAAATAGTGGCGATATTGATGGTGACCACGCAAGTGGAGATGCATGGGTATTTTGTATTGGGGATCTTGCTACAAATACTAACCCAATCAAACTCACTTCTTCCCTGACAGTTTATCCTAACCCAGCTTTTGAGAAAATATACGTACATCTTTCAGAGCCCGGAGTGCACACATTAGTCCTCTCTGACATTAGTGGAACAATAATCAACAAATTCACTATTATCGGGAAAAAAGGAGAGATAGAGCGTGGCAATGTAGCATCTGGTATGTACTTCCTCAACGAAGTCGGTAAACCAGGAATTACAAAGATTTTATTTAAGTAA
- the uppS gene encoding di-trans,poly-cis-decaprenylcistransferase, with protein MHQELHILVSGRVQGVLFRRATKRVADEYGIVGTSRNLPDGRVEIIAQGDEARLRKLLDWCYRGSLLSHVHGLSYEWRDVTKTYTRFGIERVADDYLLDKKEALKHLAKRAFGRVEKEVEILFPKHVAIIPDGNRRWAKEQGYPSWRGHQEGIERLREIVKILPELDVTHLTFWGFSTENWKRSEQEVSWLMAATKSEFEKLENEFIKSKICFHHFGRKDRLSPEIVTLFDSLESKTKDIGQKHFAIALDYGGRDEILRAVEKIKGTKEITDEENFSNALDTQGFPDVDLIIRTSGEQRLSGIFPWQGVYAELYFTPLHFPDFTPGELKLAIEDYTLRQRRFGQ; from the coding sequence ATGCATCAAGAGCTTCATATACTAGTTTCCGGTCGCGTCCAAGGCGTGCTTTTTCGTCGAGCAACCAAACGTGTTGCAGATGAATACGGTATCGTGGGGACAAGTAGAAATCTACCAGATGGACGCGTAGAGATTATTGCCCAAGGCGATGAAGCCAGGCTCCGTAAATTACTTGATTGGTGTTATCGTGGCTCACTCTTATCCCATGTGCACGGACTCTCGTATGAGTGGCGTGATGTCACTAAAACCTATACTCGTTTCGGCATCGAACGTGTCGCAGATGACTATTTACTCGACAAAAAGGAAGCATTGAAACATTTGGCCAAACGAGCGTTTGGTCGAGTTGAGAAAGAAGTAGAAATACTTTTCCCTAAACATGTCGCTATTATTCCAGACGGCAACAGGCGCTGGGCAAAAGAACAAGGCTACCCAAGCTGGCGTGGACATCAAGAGGGGATTGAACGATTACGTGAAATCGTCAAAATATTACCTGAACTTGATGTGACGCATCTAACCTTCTGGGGATTTTCAACTGAGAATTGGAAACGAAGTGAACAAGAAGTGTCGTGGCTTATGGCAGCAACAAAGAGCGAATTTGAGAAACTTGAAAACGAGTTTATTAAAAGTAAAATTTGTTTCCATCATTTCGGTCGTAAAGATAGACTCTCGCCAGAAATTGTGACGTTATTTGATTCGCTTGAAAGTAAAACTAAAGATATCGGACAGAAACATTTTGCTATTGCACTCGACTATGGTGGCCGTGATGAAATACTGCGTGCAGTAGAGAAGATCAAAGGCACCAAAGAAATCACTGACGAAGAAAACTTTTCAAACGCACTAGATACCCAAGGTTTTCCTGATGTTGATCTCATTATCCGTACTTCTGGTGAACAACGATTATCAGGTATTTTCCCGTGGCAGGGCGTGTATGCAGAGCTTTATTTTACACCATTACATTTTCCAGATTTTACACCCGGGGAACTCAAGCTTGCAATTGAAGACTATACATTGCGCCAAAGAAGATTTGGTCAATAA